From the genome of Nitrospirota bacterium:
GCAGCAAACGCCGGATCAGGGGGCCCGCGTATCTTGGCCGATCCGGAGCGGGATCGGGGGCCTCTTCGGGAAAGGGCAGGTAGCGGGAACCGATGACCACATCGTATCCCTCCCTGAGCTTGGCTGTGAGACGCGGGATGTCGCGTGGATCGTGCTGACCGTCCGCATCAAGCTCCACAACCACCGGATAGCGATCTTCAATGGCAGCGTGAAACCCCGTAAGAAGGGCAGCGCCCTGGCCTCGATTCTCCGCGTGTGAGATCACGCGGGCGCCGCCTTCGCGCGCGACGGCGGAGGTCCGATCCGTTGAGCCGTCGTCCACGACAAGGACGTCAACGCCCTTGGGCAGACTCGACAGCACAGCCGGGAGGCATTCGGCCTCGTTGTACGCGGGGATCAAAGCGAGAATCTTGTCCGGGGTGTGAAAACGATCTCCAGTGACCGACGGGCGGCTGCCCGATCGGTCTCTGCCCTGCGCGGGGGCACCCGGCGGGCCTTTCGGCATTCGCCGGAGATGGTTCACACCCCTCAGATACGCTTGGCGGGGTTGCCGGCTACTCGCCATCCCTTGGGAACGTCTTTCAGAACGACGGCGCCGGCGCCGATTTCGCACCGGTCGCCGATCCGGAGATTCGGTCCGACGACGGCGCCGGTGTAGACATAGGCCATCCGCCCAACTTGCACATGTCCCGCCAGTGTACACCCCGGCGCGAGGTTGGCGAAATCGCCCACCGTTGAATCATGATCGACGACCACATTGGCGTGGACCATCACATGACGACCGATGACGGCATTCGGCTGGATCACCGCCCCCGCGTTGATGATCGACCCTTCTCCGATCTTGGAGAATGGCGAAATCGAAGCCCCGGGATGAATGGCGGTCGCACTTCGTAGGCCGATCCGCTTGCACTGCTCCGCCAGGCCCGCCTTTTTCAAGTTGTCCCGATGCGCGATAAGGGCATGCGTGGCGCCGAGCTTTCCCCGCTTCAGCAACTCCAGCCCGCCCAGGATCGATATGCCCAGGAGCGCCTCCGCGCGGCCATCCTTCCGGTCCTCGAGATCGATGACGCCGACCATCTCATTGCGCTCAGTGAGTTTGAAAATGTCGATGGCGTACTTGGCCTGTGCTCCGGCGCCGAGGATGAGGATGCGCAATGCGGCCATCAGCTTTCAGCGGTCAGCGTTCAGCTCACGGAGAGCCGAGACCACACGGTCCAAATCCGTTCGGGTGAGGCGCCCGTGGTTCGGCAGACCGATGATGCGACCGGCCAGCTGTTCGGCGACCGGCAGGTTCAGCCGTCCGTATGCCGGATCCAAATCCGTGAGCACTTTCTGCCTGTAGAGGGGCTCCTTGTATCTCTGACGCACTTCGATGCTCTTGGCTCGGAGCATGGACACGATTTCCGCGGTTGTTCGACCCGCCTTCTCTTCATCCATCCAGACGGGATACCAGAAAAATGTGTGTACGACCTCCGGATACAGCGTTGGCCTCCTGATCGCCTCCAGCCCGGCGAGATTCTTGTGTAGAACCATCGAATTTCGGATGCGCTTTCGATTGTTCGAATTGAGCTTCCGGAGTTGAACGCGCCCCATGGCCGCCTGGAATTCCGTCATCTTGTAGTTGTAGCCGAGCATCACGTGATCGTCACGTCCCGACATTCCATGGATCCGCATCATTCGGGCTTTGGTGGCGATCTCCTCGTCATCGGTGGTGATCATCCCGCCCTCGCCGGTGGTCATTGCCTTCGTGGCGAAGAACGAGAAGGCGGCGGCCCGGCCGAAAGAGCCGGCCTTCCTCGCACGGAAACTTGATCCATGGGCTTGCGCGGCATCTTCGATGAAGGCGAGGCCTCGCGATCGAGCGAGATTCGAGAGCGCGTCCACATCCGCCATCTGCCCATATAAATGTACCGCAAGGATGGCTTTCGTCCGAGGCGTGATCGCCCGCTCCACTTGAGCCGGATCGAGACAGTAACGGTCCGGATCGAGGTCCGCGAATACCGGCCTGGCGCCCGTGTAGAGGACGGCTTCGATGGTAGCGAAGAACGTCAAGGGTGGGACGATGACTTCGTCCCCCACGCCGATCCCGATCGCGGCAAGGATGAGGTGGAGTGCTGCCGTACCGTTGCTGACGGCCACGGCGTGCCGGCTGCCGACGTACCGGGCGTATTCCGCTTCGAAGGCGAGGACGATTTCCCCGGAAACGTATTTGCCCGAGCGCAGTACGGCCGAAACGGCGCGAATCTCCTCCGCGCCCACCGCGGGTTTGGATACCTGGATGATCCGGCCGCTGGGGCCTGGCCGCCTCATTCTGAGGAAGTGAGTCTCCCTTGCGCCTTCAGGAAGGAGACGAGCGCGTCGCGGCTTGTGTGCTCGAAGCGAAAGCCGAGTTTCTTGATCTTGTCGTTCGAGATCACCCAGGGGTAGCGGAAGAAATTGAGAACACCGGCCTGCGACTCAACGGGCTTGAGGTGCAGCAGCCAGAAGAGTTGGACCAGGCTGTAGGCGAACCCATAGGGAAAGGGCACCGTTTTCGATCCCGTTAGGACGGCGGCTTCGGAGAGCGTGAGCGTACCGTCACCGGTGAGATTGTAGGCGCCGCTGCCGCCCTTCTTCAGGAGAAAGTGAAAGGCGCGGGCGACGTCCTCTTCGTGAACGTACTGCATCGGTGGGTTGGCGCCCTTGATCGTAAATCCGCGAGGCTGACTGATCATCCGGCCGATGTAGTTCGAGATGTTCGGTCCGATCACGATGGTCGGCCGAACGATGACCACCTGAATGCCGGGATGTTTGCTCGAAAACTCCTGGCAGAGGCGGTCAATGATGGCCTTGTGCTCCGAGTAGGGGTAGTTCCTGTTCGAGTCCCCGCGCACGGGATGTTCCTCGTTGAGCGGAACCGGATTGTCCGGATGCGCGCCGTAGGCCGTGGCGCTGGAGGCCACGAGGATTCGCTTGATGTTCAACGCTTCGACCGCCTGAAGAAAGTTTCGGGTCCCGTCGATGTTCACTCGCGCCATTCGGCGCACGTCGTGGATCGGGTTCAGGATGAACGCCAGGTGGATGGCGGTATCGGGAGCGGCCGCGCGGACTTTTTCGGCCAACGCCGTGTCGTTGATGTCGGAATGGATGAAGGTCAGTTTCTTGGATGAGGCTCGAGGGGGAACGATGTCAGTCCCGACGATCGACTCGATGTCGCGATCCGAGTCGCACACTTGCGTGAGCCTCGTTCCGATGTATCCTGAAACGCCGGTGATCCAAAGTCGCATGGCCGGATTGTATCCAGAGAACGCGCAGAATAACAATGTCCCCTGCAGAAGGAGCATGGAAAGCCGGAGGTGGGTGACGTGAAGCTTCGCATTGTTGTGAAACCGAACGCGCGGCAGACGAAAGTCGAGCCGCTGGAGGGGAAATCCTACAGGATCAGCGTGACCGTGCCTCCGGTGGAGGGCAAGGCCAACGAGGCGGTGGTGGAAGCGCTGAGCGAACACTTCGGCGCGGCCAAGTCGCGGTTTCGGATCGTGGCCGGCCACAAGGGTCGGACCAAGATCGTCGAGTATGCTTAGGAAGCGTTGAATGGGCGCTGAAGGGCTCGAACCTTCGGCCTCCGCTGTGTAAGAGCGGCGCTCTAGCCAACTGAGCTAAGCGCCCCATCCGGTGCAAGCCTAATGGAAGGCCGGGCCAAAGAAAAGTCCCATGCCCGGTGGGGCATGGGACTTGGTGGTTGCGCCGAGAAGCTTCGGCGGATCCGTCCGACTACGCTGCGAGTCTCTTCGCCTCCCGGTAGGGTAGGCGGTGGAGCTGGACGATGTGCGGGAACATCTGCTGATCGCACTGCTCCACGTGCTGACGGACGAGTCGGATGACCACATCCAGCACCGTGGCGGCCTTCGCCGGCTCCGGCTGCCAGGGGAAACTGGCCACGAGTCGCGTGATCTTGCGTATCTGTTTCCGCGTGTCGCGCGCCATGGTCAGAAAAAGCGTCGATTGGAAACTCTTGTCTGTGAGCGTTTCCTCGAAGAATCGTTCTTCCACGTCGAGGTGGAGCGTGAGACGGTGGCACACATCCTGTGCGAGTTGCTTGAGCGATCCAAGCCCCCGTTCAGGGTGCTTGATGAGCCGATCGCATTGGTTGATGCCGATTCTCAGCAAGTCATGGTCCAGCTCGAAGCGATCCAGTTGGACCTGAATAGGTCCCCCTTCTGCGCTTGCCATATGGTTTTCCCCCTTGGTTCCATCCCTGGCGGTCGCCCGCCTTGGCGGAGCCGATTGGACCTCCATGCGCGCTTGTCTTCCACGCCCTCCAGGCGTGGCCGTGTTCCGCGATCGCGCCTCTTCTTGAGGCGTCTGCAAGCTTTACCATCCCTGTCATCCCCTTATTCTACCTCTCTACTATTAGTGACCCCTGGTCATTGATTATTACTACCCGTCACTACCTGACCTACATGATCTAGTAGCAAGAAGCATGCCTATACTGGCCGTGGTACAAGGTCAATGGGTGCCGTCACGTAACGATTTGAAATCTCATGCGAAGGCAGGTGGGCGAGTTGCTTCCACTGCCATTGTGCCGTTGTTTTAGGCATTTAGCTGTGGGGTTTTGTGACCCCATGCCGGACTGTTCAGTCATATTGACCCCGGCTATGCCGATTCATCACCATCTAGACCCCCATAGTTCTAATTGTCCGAAATCCGAAAAACTTTAGGCAAGCGTTCAGCCATCAGCTCTCAGCCGTCAGCTTGCTGCTCTGCGAAGCGCTACGCAGCACGAGTCCAGTCAAAGAACAGGGCAGTGAAGGTTCCGAAGCGCGGCACGGCCTCAGCCTCCGAAGCTGATGGCTAAACGCTGATCGCTCCTGTTTTTTCTATTTCTCGGCGAAGAAGCCCGCGAGAAGGCGGTTGACCTCTTCCGGGGCCTCCTGCTGAGTCCAGTGTCCCAGTCCCTTGAGAACCTCCACCCGAAGGGGCGCCGCGACGTAGCGATCCAGCCCGCGCGTCAGTGCCGGCGAACGCCCGCATCTGATGACGCCAACTGTACCAGAACTCGGGAAACCCATGGAGGAAGAGAATGGGGCGCCCCTCGCCGGCCTCCACCACATGGAATCGAATCCCGTTCGCTCTGACGAAATGCTTTCGAAATCCGCTGTCCATGGGAAGAGGGTAGGCGGTCCGGACGCTCGGATCAATCCCTCGTGTAACGCGATGGTGTGCGGCGAACTTGAGCGGGGAGGCCGATGGAAGTAAGCTCGTCACCATGAAGCCTCGAATCTTGGTGACGATGGGCGATCCGTATGGGGTGGGCCCGGAGGTGGCGGTGAAAGCGCTCCTCTCGAAACGGCTTCCATCGGCCAACTACTCCATCGTGGGCAGCCGCGCCGTTTTGGATTCGGCGCTTCGGGCCGGCGGACGGAAACGGAGCGCCGTGGACGTGATCGAGCCTGACGGCGTGGAGGTCCCCGAGGACTTTCAAAAACCCCGGGCGGATGCGAGAGGTGGAGCCTACGCGGTGGCCTGTATCCGTGCCGCGGTCGATCGGATCCGGCGGGGTGAAGCCGATGCTGTTGTCACGGCGCCCATCTGCAAGGAGTCCATGCATGCAGCCGGTTATCGATGGCCGGGGCATACCGAAATGCTGGCGGAGTTTACACAGGCTCCGTCGCACGCCATGATGTTTTCCGGTCCAAGATTGAAAGTTTCCATTGTGACGATTCACATGGCGTTGCGGGCGGTGCCATCGAGTCTGAGCGTGGAAAAAGTTTTCCAAACGATCGCGCTGACCCATGCCGGGCTCCGGGATTGGTTCGGCATTCGGCGGGCCAGGATCGCCGTGGCCGGGCTCAACCCTCACGCGGGAGAAAACGGGGCCTTCGGCTCCGAGGACGCGGAGTACATCCGGCCGGCCGTGGAGAAGGCGGTGCGCGAAGGCATCGGCGCGGACGGTCCACTCCCCGCCGATGCGATGTTTCACCGTCTCTACGAGGGAGAATTTCACGCGGCCGTTTGCATGTATCACGATCAGGCGCTTGCACCCTTCAAGATGATTCATTTCAAGGACGGCGTGAACCTGACACTGGGCCTTCCGTTCGTCCGCACCTCGCCCGATCATGGCACGGCGTTCGATATCGCGTGGAAGAACCGGGCGGATCCATCGAGCATGATGGCGGCGATCCGCCTTGCGGCAGAATTGGCCGGGCGTACAGCGAAGAAGCGCAGGTCTTCCTCATGAATCTGAGTCTTGCAGCGGGATTCGCCGCCGCGCTCATCGCCGGTCCCTCCGATCTCAAAGAAGACCTTCGGGCCTCCGTACTCACGCAGATGAAGGAGGCCGCCCTGCGCCCGCTCGACGCCAAGACTGTTCTTGTGAAGGAGGCCAGGGATACCCGCCAGTACGAGGTATCCTACCTCGGCGGGGACGGCGTCAGGGTTTTCGGATCTCTCCACAAGCCGCTTGGCGTGGAAGGCGTTCCCCTGGTTCTGCTCGTGCACGATTTCGGGGAAGGACGGCTGGAGGAGTTCGCCAAAGATCTGGCCCGCGCGGGATTTGGGGCTCTCGCCATCGACCTCCGCGGCCACGGTCACAGTTCGGGCGACGCCGAGGTCATCACCAAAGGGTGGATGCGTGAATCGATACGGGGTACGCCGCGCCAGCCGTCGCTCCAATCGGCGGTGGATGTGGCCCAGGGGATCAGGCTCTTGAGGGAAGAGACCCCTGCTGTGTTCGCGGCCGGGATCGGCTTGGGGGCAAACTTGGTATGGATCGCCTCCCAGAGCCAACCGGTGAGGGGTGTGGCGCTTGCGGGGCCGCTGTTCTGCGGCGAAACAGTTGATCTGATCCTGTCGGGTCGGGCTTCCGGTTCCCGCGCGGTGCAGGACCTCGCCGGCGAGGAGGCGGACACCATTCGATGGTTTACAGGTTTCTTTCAGTTGGACCGCTACCCCCAGCGCGTGCCCATCCTGCTGGCCGAGGCGGTGACGGATGCCATCACGCCGAGGCGATGTATCCAGCGATGGATCGCCGGCATCCCGAGGACTGTTCCGGTTGAGATCGTGCCTCTCGCGCACCGGGGACAGTTCGTGTCCGGCGAGTGGACGAAGGCGATGGTCGGTTGGTTTGAGAAGATCCTCTCCGGGGGCCGCCCGACCAAGAAGAAAAAATAGGAAGGAAATTCCGATGAAACACGTCTTGCTGGTGGCGGATGGGATGCCGGACGAGCCGATTCCCTCGCTGAATGGAAAGACCCCTTTGGAGCACGTCGCCACTCCGAATCTCGACGCCCTCGCGGGCCGATCCCTACTCGGTGTCACGTATCCGATTCCGGATGGGTTTCTCCCCGGCAGCGATATCGGGAATTTGAGCCTCATGGGATACGATCCCCACGTCTATTTTACGGGGCGATCACCGCTCGAAGTGATCGACATGGGAGTGGATCTTCAGGAGGGGGACGTCGCGTTCCGCATGAATTTTGTCACGATGAGCGGTCTCCCCGATCGTCCGCAGATCGAGGACTACAGCGCGGGCCACATCACGGATGCCGAGGCGTTCCAGCTTCTCGCGGAGGTCCGCACGCGATTGCGCGCGGATGACATCCATTTCGCGCGCGGGGTGAGCTACCGCCACGCGATGATTTGGAATAAGGGACCGAAAAACCTGAAGACGACGCCGCCGCACGACATTCAAGGCGTGCCGACGGAAGGCCACTGGCCGGAAGGGGAAGCCGCGGAGCGGTTGTCGGACATGATTCGGCGCTCCTGGGAAATTCTGGCCGGGTCGAGCGTCAACCGTATCCGCTCGCAAAAGGGCGAGCCCGCGGCCAATTCAATCTGGTTCTGGGGACAGGGTACGCGGCCTGCGTTGCCGCTGTTCGAGAAGACGTACGGGATCAAAGGCGCCGCGGTCTCGGCCGTTCCGCTCCTTCGCGGGATCGGGATCTGCGCGGGACTGAAAATTCTCAAAGTGCCCGGGATGACAGGATGGGTCGACACAAATTACAAGGGCAAAGTGGAGTACACGCTCGACTTCCTGGCGAAAGAAGGCGACTTCGTGCTCCTGCACGTGGAAGCCATCGACGAGTGCGGTCACGTGGGCGACCTGGAGAAAAAATGCCTCGCCATCGAGCTGTTCGATCGCGAGGTGGTCAAACCCTTGATGGAGGGGCTGGCCAAGGTGGAGCCTCATCGCGTGCTGGTCACCTCCGACCATCTCACGTATCTTTCGAGGAAGACGCATGTGGCCGGGCCGGTCCCGTTCATCGCCTTCGATTCCACCAAGCCCATGTCCCCGAAGTCGCTGAAGTTCGGGGAAACGTCCGCCCGCGCGGCCGGCGTGACGGCCGACCCCTGCCACGACCTCTTGCCGCGGTTCCTGGACGGCCGACTGTTCGGATGATTCCACCACCCCTTTCCGGGATTTCAGATTTGAAATCTCAAATCTCAAATTGTACCGAGGGGGGGGGCGCAACCCAGAAGGAAGTTCTGGCCCTTCGAGGGGGAGCCCTCGGCGATTTCGTCCTTTCCATCCCACATTTTCTCGCCTTGCAGGATCATTTTGGGCGACTCACGATCGCGACCCATGCGAAGTACGTTCCCTTCCTGCGCGCGCTTGGGCTTGGGGAAAAGATTCTACCGCTCGACCGTTCGGATACGACCCGGCTCCTCTATGCCGATCCACCTCAGATCTACGATGGGTTGATTTCCTGGCTCAAGCGGGGAACGAAACATCCCACCGTCTTGGGCCGACGGTTCGAAGTGTACGTGTCCAGCGCGGAGGCAACGAACGGGCATGTCGCGGACGCCTACTGGGAATGTCTCAAACCCCTTGGAATCCTCCCCCTACCCCCACTGGAGCTCCGTTCACGCTTCCAGATGGGGATGGGAAAGGTGTTTTCGACTTCGGTCGTTCTTCATCCGGGAAGCGGGGGGGACTGGAAGCGATGGCCTCTGTCCTACTACTTGGAGTTGGCGCGGCGTTTCGCGGAAGAACACGCGGCCGATCGAGTACTCGTGCTGATCGGGCCCGAGGATGAATCGTGGGCCGGCGATCTGCGAGGCCTGCGACTCCCGGACGGCGTTTCGCTCGTTGAGTCGGACGATATCATGCGGACGGCCGGGATGCTCGCCTCCGCCTCCCTTTTCGTGGGCAACGACTCCGGTGTGACACATCTCAGCGCGCTGTTGGGCGTGCCGACGATTGCCATCCACGGGCCGACGTCCCCGATTGTCTGGGGCGCTCGGGGGCGAGCCGTGAACCATGTATGGGATCCCACGGGGTGCGCCTGCAAGGGCGAGGACGTGCGAAGATGTGTCGATTCGAAATGCCTGCGACACATCCCGCCAAGCGCCGTTTTGCAGGCGGGCATGATGTTGGCCAATGCTCCTCCTGGCTGTTGAATCCGCTGGACCTCGTCCTGGAGCGGCCCTGGCGACGGAAGACGGTCTGCTGGATCAGGAGATCGCCGAGCCAGGGGCCCGGCCGGGGAAGCACTTGGTTCCGCTTTTCGAACAACTTCTTAGTCGGAGAGGCTTCGGGATTCAGTCCATTGACCTGTACGCCGTGGACGTGGGACCCGGCTCCTTCACTGGAATTCGCGTCGGCCTCGCTTCTCTAAAGGCTCTGGCTCTGGTGCATCCACGGCCGGCCATCGCCGTATCGTCGTTGGAGGCAATGGCGTGGGATTGTCCATCCGCGGAAGAAGATGTCGTGCCGGTCCTTCATTCGCATCGCGACCTCTTTTATGTTGCCCGATTCGGCTGGAAAGAGGGACAAGTCGAGAGACGGATGAAAGACACGCTGGTGCGCGCCGCGGAACTCGTGGCTGCCATCGCGGGGGGGGGGAGAGGCGTGCGATTCGTGGGGACAGGTCTGAGCCGAATCCCTCCCGAGGTTCGATCAACCCTTGATTCGGTGGGATGGGCCGACCCGGCCGATGGTGAGCGGATTCCCACGGTGTCCTCCGTGGCCGCGGTGGCCATGGAACATTTCCAAATGGGTCTGGGGGTGGCGCCACATTCCCTCCAGCCCGCCTATCTCCAGAATCCGTACTAAGTTCTGGAAACGGCGGTGGAATTCACTATAATCTCTCCTACAGTGGACGGAGCAGTGAAAGGGAGTGAGAATCCACCGGCCTCGCCGCAGGTCGGTCTCGAGTTGCCATTCAGCGTTTTAGTCTCGTCGGATGAAATGGAAGCCTACCTCAGTTTCGATCCCAAAGGACTTACGCCGGACGATTGGAAAGCCATTTCCCCCCAGGACCTTAAGGAAGAGTTGAGCCGGAAGCGGGTCGTGGCGGGGTTGGTTCCGGCCAAGTTGAATGAATGTCTCACCCAGATGCAGGAAGGGAAGGATTTTGCCAACGTCATGATTGCCCAGGGGAAACTTCCGGTGGACGGTCAAGACGCCAAGATCGTCTGGCACGTTGACATCAAGGATCAAAAATCCTTTACCGATGAAACCACGGGGAAGATCGACTACCGAGAGCGGCATGTCATCAAGTCGATCGGGGCGGGTGCCCTGTTGGTCGTCAAATCGCCCATGACCCAGGGGTCGGATGGGCAAACGGTCACGGGAAAAGTGATCAAGGCGAAAAAATCCGTCGACGTTCAGCTGGTGGCCGGCAAGAACGTGGAGGTGAATCAGAACGAGAAGGGTGAGATCGAGTACCGCTCGCTCGCGAACGGCACCTACATCGTTCTGGGCAATCGGATCGACGTGAACCAGCAGACCATGATTGCCGGCGACATCGATTTTTCAACGGGGAACATCAAGTGCAACGGCGATCTGAGTATCAAGGGGCACATTGCATCGGGGTTCCGCGTCGAGGTGGAGCAGCATCTGGACGTGGGAGACATGGTCGAATCGGCTGAAATTATCGCCGGCGGCAATGTGATGCTCCACCGCGGGATCAAGGGGCAGGACAAGGGATTCATCAAGTGTGGTGGAAGTCTCCAGGCGCTCTACGCCGAGCGGGCGGTCCTTGAAGTGCAAGGAGACGTTGAGATCGGCAACGCCCTCCTGGAATGCAAAGTGACGTGCGGCGGGAAAGTGACCGTGCTGAAGGGGAAGGGTGCCATCATCGGCGGTGAAATCCGGGCGGCGAAGGGAATCGAGGCCAAGAAGATCGGGTCCGACTTCGCCTCCACAACCGTATTGGAAGCGGGCATCGATTTCCTCACAGAAAAGGCGCTCACCGATGTGAATAACAAGATCAAAGCCACCCAGGAGAATCTGGGCAAGATCGAACGCGTCTTGTCGCGCGACATCCTGGAAAAAGGCGACCTGAGTTTCATCCCCGAGGACAAGCGGGCCCAGTTCGCGAAGATCATGGAAACGTGGCGAACCAGTCGGGCGCAGCTCAAGGAACTGACCGAGCAGAAGGTCCATCTTCTGGAGAAAAAGCAGAGCAAAGTCCGCGCCTTCATTACCGCCCAGGACCAGATGTATTCCCGCGTCAAATTGAAGATCGGCGTTTCCACCATGACGACGGACCGCGAATACAGCCGGGTGATGTTTTACGAAGACCCGGACGACAAGAAGATCAAGTACAGCTACAAGTAGAATGGAGTCATGTTAGAATGGGGTCATGTGGTCATGTATTCAAAGGGACATGTTCAAACGTAGCCTTGCGGAGATGATTCCATGATGACATTGCTACATGGGAACATTCTGCGGGGGGAGGTGATGTAAAACAGTCCAGATAGACGTTCCGCTCAATTTCATGATGGGGCTCTGGTCCGCGCTCGCCGCGGAGAAGCAACTTCGAGCCGGGGGGAATCCCTTTGCGAAAAAATATTTCTGGTGGCCCTTTGCCGCTACGGCCGTCTTTTTCCTTCCGCTGGGCTTCTACTTGGCTTACCGCTTCAGCGATTGGAGCCTGA
Proteins encoded in this window:
- a CDS encoding DUF342 domain-containing protein, with the protein product MDGAVKGSENPPASPQVGLELPFSVLVSSDEMEAYLSFDPKGLTPDDWKAISPQDLKEELSRKRVVAGLVPAKLNECLTQMQEGKDFANVMIAQGKLPVDGQDAKIVWHVDIKDQKSFTDETTGKIDYRERHVIKSIGAGALLVVKSPMTQGSDGQTVTGKVIKAKKSVDVQLVAGKNVEVNQNEKGEIEYRSLANGTYIVLGNRIDVNQQTMIAGDIDFSTGNIKCNGDLSIKGHIASGFRVEVEQHLDVGDMVESAEIIAGGNVMLHRGIKGQDKGFIKCGGSLQALYAERAVLEVQGDVEIGNALLECKVTCGGKVTVLKGKGAIIGGEIRAAKGIEAKKIGSDFASTTVLEAGIDFLTEKALTDVNNKIKATQENLGKIERVLSRDILEKGDLSFIPEDKRAQFAKIMETWRTSRAQLKELTEQKVHLLEKKQSKVRAFITAQDQMYSRVKLKIGVSTMTTDREYSRVMFYEDPDDKKIKYSYK